The sequence below is a genomic window from Dermacentor albipictus isolate Rhodes 1998 colony chromosome 2, USDA_Dalb.pri_finalv2, whole genome shotgun sequence.
TTAGGGCTCCGACAGTGTTCTTCATAGTAGACAGTACTACACCCTGTGCCTCGAAATTATTGCATTTTTCTTCCATACCGTCCATCCGTTTGCTCAATACAGTGAATTtcgcttccatgtttttttggcCATTCTTTATAGTTTTAATATCGGCGGCTTGTTCGGCTAAAGCTTTTGAGGACTGGAGTGCGCGAGTGTGTATATCTTTGATAAAGCGAAACATTATCTTCATTTGTTCTGCAGGGTCGTCAGGCAGTGTTTCAATATCAAAAAGTGCGTCCGTCCTAGTATTAGGCCCAGGGTTTGTCTCAACATCCCCTGAACAGATCAACAATAAGGCAAACGACGAAGTCAAGCATTCACAAATGGTCTCACACAACACCCGTGGGCACGGGAACAGCACTAAGAAGCGGTCGTCACTTTTTCTCGCGTATAAGGAAAGTTTAGTACACACCTGCACAGGATAGAGGCAGAAGTTACGGGCCATGCCGAAAGTGCTGCTCGAGTGCCCACTGAAGGTGACGATTCCAGGGAAGCCGTTTAAATGTGCCTTGATGGATGatgctgtggtcgatgtggttggcGCACGGAAGACGAGTCTTGTTGATGACACCACGGCAGGAAAATGTGCGTCGACGTCGATGTAAGCACAGGTTGCGCCAGGAAGATGCGCGGAAACGCATTCGAAGCCGGTGGGTGTGTCCGTTGATAGCGCCAACAGGAGTCCGATAGCAGCCTGCACAGGATAGAGGCAGAAGTTACGGGCCATGCCGAAAGTGCTGCTCGAGTGCCCACTGAAGGTGACGATTCCAGGGAAGCCGTTTAAATGTGCCTTGATGGATGatgctgtggtcgatgtggttggcGCACGGAAGACGAGTCTTGTTGATGACACCACGGCAGGAAAATGTGCGTCGACGTCGATGTAAGCACAGGTTGCGCCAGGAAGATGCGCGGAAACGCATTCGAAGCCGGTGGGTGTGTCCGTTGATAGCGCCAACAGGAGTCCGATAGCAGCCTGCACAGGATAGAGGCAGAAGTTACGGGCCATGCCGAAAGTGCTGCTCGAGTGCCCACTCTAGGCACGAAATTTAGGCACGAAAAAGCACACATTGAGGAATACGTGCGCCGATAATAATTGTGATTACGACATGATGAGGGTGTTAGGGTAAAGTAAAATTTACTGTACATACCTCTACAGCGTTCCGCACTAAGGAAGAAAAACTTATTCATAATGTGAAGGCTGATTTACTACCATTGAACACGTCTCGAACTCTTCAGGTACGCAAAGTGAGGGCTTAGTCGGTGGCCCTTGCACATTTTCGTAAAGTATTTCACAGAGACAagtaaggtgctgacaaacaacTGAAGTGCAAATTGAGACGAGCCTTCTTTAGGAAATGCACTTGTACCACTATGCTCAAGGGCGcatctgaaggaaaaaaaaaattatataacgGCTGATCTCGAATGTGGTACGTTGGGTCGAGAAGAGATTTCTGCTGTCTTTAACGATGTCAATGGCAACGCTGccaaatatttttttccttttgtatgCACAGCGCTCTTCCATTTCATTGGCAGTCATATCAACGTCATGAGGGAGGTCTTTGATGCTCACTATCCGTGGTGCACGAACATTTTCCAGTGCATGGCATGATGATCGATTCGCCGTAATGGCTAAACGGAATAAAATGCATTTGTCTCAAAGAGCTCACCAACATTCGTAAACGGTTTAGCTTTTTCGCATGAGAGCTACACTTATTCGCAATTTGCAATACGCAGGAACCTCACAATCTTTGACTGATTAAAAGAATACAGTTCCAGTGAAGAATGAAAGGGGCCTGACCGCCTTCTTGATTCTAATGGTTCATTTTACTTTTGTTTTCAGAAATGACGTTCCTCCTCCTACTTCTGAAGAAATAAACATATTTATTTTTACGCATACATGCCTAAGTGTTGCTAACCTTACGCATATCTTGGAGAAGCAAGAACATACGTATATAGAAAGTAGTGCAGTTTGGATCTATTACGACACATAGTGGACAAACATTCCTTTGTCACATTTACATAACGAAGAGATAAATTTGTACTGCTGGTATTTCAAGGCTGCTTCGAAAGTGAAGAGGGATCATATAATTTAAAGAGCAAAATTATAAGCAATAGTTGAACTGAACATTCGCAACCAGTGAAAATATTGGGCCAAGGGTGGTTAAAATTTCTGCGGGGAGCGATACGTTGTATAAGGACAACTTGAGAAGAAAACTAAAACACGATTTATTTTGATGTCTAAAAAGACTGCTCGAGTGCCTCAGCTTACGAAACACGCAACCCGTGCGCCAAGAAAAACTCATGCACTGGTATTTTTTACCTGAACTTCCGTTCGAGAGGCTAGCTTCATGGCGATTTCGAACTTACCGAGTTTGTTTCCGTGATGCTTCAGTGTAGCAAGATAGTAACCAGCGCACTGATGGGCAAAGCTTCTTTTTCGTGTCTTATATTCGCTATTGTCCGGCGGCCTTTGTTTATAATATATACTACGTCtggatttttgttaatttcctctTAACCAGAATTCTAACTTGAAGGCTTTTTATGGCATATGGCGCTATTTTATGTACTTTttaattttcttctgtataccGAAAGTTTGCGATGCATATAAGCATAGAAAATTGCTGCAACACTTGCCCCAGACGCACGCCTAGGGCATGTGGCATGGGCGACCACGGGCGCAATGACGCTAAGGCAAGAACGGGAATACTCGTCGTCGTGTGTTGTGCGACATCCTAAGTAAATATGCCATCCAGCCGCTGTGGCACGTATGTTCACGTCGGTCTGTCGTCACGgcacacaatatttttttcaCGGTAATCACTTTTAATTTGCAACGCTCTTTCCTCCGTAGGGTGAGTACCGCTGTACGGGCTTCTTGATGAGGGTTGACCGAGGGAGGGATCCTTGTTCATGTTCATCCTGTAGCACGACAACATATGCCGCATGATCTTTGTCTTGTGAAGGTTGCGCAGCCACGGGGCTGTATTGAGGCCGAACTTGATCCAGGTTACTATAACATACCTTCTGCCATGCCAACGATTCGCATCCGGGATCCACGCGTTTCGCTTACTGTGACCGGCAAGCGCCTTTCTCCCTCTCTCAAATGTTGACCCCCAACAGGAGTGCCCTGTTGAAGCTTGCTTCCTCTGTCGTTCTTTGAACAGACAGGAAAAGTTACAGATGGTGCAAGGCAAGTGCCTAATCACGACCGGATCTAACATCCCCGTAGACGCTGAGACAGCAACTTTCCACCTTCCTGGAGTTTTCTAAGGTTGCTAAAAAGCCATTTCTCCAGCAGCTCAAGCACATTACCTTAGGGAACCCTGTTAAGGTAAACTTTATGTGTCCGCATGACGCATTCAGTGAGCCCTTTGCATAAGGGCTGATATGGAGTATTTCGAAAATCATTGGTGATATTTGCAACACAAAACTGTCCTTGTCTTCAACTACCCTGCCTAGATATTGGCTCTTGGTACGTGTTGTGCCAGTAGTGAAAAAGGACGACGCCACACTAGTAACAAGATATCGTCCTATATTACTAACTTCATCACGTTGCAAACTACTTGAACATGTCATAACTAATGAAATAATATATTTAAAGGTGATAACAGCATACTGCCTTCTTGCTAACAAGGTTTCTAAATGGCTCTTTAGCTGGaacacaattaaaaaaaaggtaGTCACAATTTAGCCGCTTTTCTTGATAGGACCTATCATTCCATAGGACCTAACGATCAAAGCTTTCGATTTTGTATCACATAGAAACTTATTATTAGCTGAAATCAAATAATCTTCCAACCTACTTAGTGAATTGGCTGGTTGCTTCCCTGATTAACCACATGCAGTCCATTTCCAATAATGACCACTCATCCAGCAAACGTCCCGTTTCATCTGAAAGGCTCCACTGGCAATAATGCATTGTGAATTTATACCTGCACTTATTAGTTTTCTTATACTCCTTTGTCCAATGTACTGTAAGCTGCAGTAACGGCTTcgtgaaattcattttttttttgcatctgtgTGCGCGACACGCTTTTGGCAATTTGGTCCTGTTTAAATTGCGTAAACAGCTTTACATATCGTTGTGTTGCTTTGTACGCTTCACTGCTCTACAGTTCATGCTGGTATTTGCTAATATTTGTACGGTTTGTGCCTCCTTATTTTTAGTTTTCGTGCTTTTACATTATTCCTGCTCTTTGTTGCTAGGTCTGTGTTCTTGCTATATAATAATACGGTGTATGCGTTGCCTAGATATCTTTTAAGTAATTTTGCCCCTTCTGCTTGGGCCGCCTATCGTGCCTGCACTGTTCATTAAGTACGTTCATAAGTTGCTCATTGACAATTGTTCCTGGCGTGGTTGATCCCGATGAAAATCTTCCGCAACGACGTAATCGTTGACTGAGTCGTGAGACGTGATACTGGAACTGCTTCGATTCACTTTTAATGTGAATCTTTGGCCACTTGAACCGTGGCATGGTTCAATGGACTCGGACACCCTAGATGCATATGTGACCGGTTTTCGTGCATTAGAGCCCAGCTTACAGAGGTTTTTGACGGCGGCATTGCATTTGCTTGTACGTATGTGTCGCATTTCCTAAATTTTTCTTCGACTGCTTCATCAATTGCACGGTACCACGCCACCCTGCGGGTCGATGTTTTGATTACAGACATTCACTGGGGCTTCTCGTGCAACAGTTGTAGCATGTCACTGCGAGTAGCTTCAAGAAATACAACTCTGATCGGGTTCCGCTCTTTATTCATACACAAACTTCGGAGCACTTCACAGTTCTGACCATCGTATCTTTCTCGGTCAACGATTTCTCTACTCGCGATGTATAATGAATCATCCAGCTGCTGCAGGGAGCATGCGCACTCGTGGATCCCCTCTTACGTATACCTCGGTGGTCTGTAGAGGAACCCGACTCAGTGTGTCTGCACTCAACTTGTTTGAGCGAGGTTTGTACTCTATTTCGTGCTGGTATGCTGTCAGAATAGAGCACCAACACTGAATTCTTACCGCAAATGTATAGGACGCTGGACGATTTTGCAAAACAGCCCAATCAGCGGCGTGTGATCAAAGGTAATGCTGGCGGTTATTTCCAGTAGGTAGTTCCGAAACATTGATACTCCGAACATTAGTGCCAATGCTTCGAGTTCAGTTTCTGAATATAATTCCTTGCCGTTTTACATTGTTTTCGAGAATGAAAGCCGTTTGGCATGTCAGCATTGCCAGCGGGATGGCAAGGAACGGTTCCGACTCTGTTCGGTAACGCATCGCAAGCAAGTCTCTAAGGCAGGGACAGATCGATGTGGGTAAGCATTTTGGCGTCGCGCAAGGCCTTTTTCAACTTCTGAAATACGTCCCGCTGTTATGAGTCCCATTTGAGGCGACAGTCTTACGTTAGCAAGTCGTACAGTGGAGAGAGCAAGCAAGTCATATTGGGAAGGAACTCAGTGTTTTACGGGAATAGACCCCACTATTAAAGTAGTTAATTCACGTTAGTGGGTTAAAATATATTGCTGAGAATGGTGGTGCTTATTGATAGACGCATAAGCGCCACCTGGCCGAGGTTTTTAGATGTACAAGCGCGTCTTAACAGAGTCAATAAAAAAATGTCAGGTCTGTAACCGCTGTTGAACAGAATTTTAGGCCAGGGTTTCTGTCAGCGCGTCCTAGAGCTGGGCGAGTCGACTGGTAATATACAGAAGGAACTTGGTGTTTTACGTGAATAGACTCCAGTAGCCGCGCAGTGTCTTCACGTTCTTAGATCAAAAGAATTTTGTCGACAATGGTGGTGCTTCTTGAAAGGTGCATCCTTAAAAGGTGCATCCTTAAAAGGTGCATCAAAACGTCACAACCTGAcccaataataacaataatatttggggttttacgtgccaaaaccactttctgattatgaggcacgccgtagtggaggactccggaaattttgaccacctggggttctttaacgtgcacataaatctaagcacacgggtgttttcgcatttcgcccccatcgaaatgcggccgccatggccgggattcgatcccgcgacctcgtgctcagcagcccaacaccatagccactgagcaaccacggcgggtacaaccTGACCCAGGTTGTGAGATTACAAGCGCATTTTGACACTCTCGATCAAAagttagaggacgcttaagcttcaccttcaagagtagaacgcgatagcattcaaaaatcactgaatgcttctcacgcttcctgggaacaacagcttatgtaaccgcagtGTTTACCCGGAAACGCTGGCTAGAAGTCGAGCTTTCTAGTAGAGACGCAGCCTTTTGATTTTGCCCAGCACGGAGATTGTGCACAGCCGAATCGGAGAAGTTGCATTGTTTTCAGGTGTCATTTATTGTTTTTCGCAGTGTCAATATTTCTGTCTAAGAATATTTAACGTAAAACGCTTTGGCTGTGGGTGTTTTATTTCATGACATttctttgtgggctgtcattctcataAACATGAGCCCTAACTTTaggaatgtaagacaaggtacgagcaactttagtgacagaATGATGTCGCAATATGACCCGCATGTACCGTATGTCATGtagtaaaaattggaggacgcttaagcttcgccttcaagagtgggacgcgacagcgttcccgtcgacccgccaaggggtataagacagtgcgctacggcacagcgatcacttacgatgcgccccgcatcggacttagggcccacctatcacgcggtgagcgtcgagcaacgcagcgttcggcgcggcaacgaaacgtgcgcctgagtgaacggaacgaaccaaagaactcggtgtctcggaggggaaacgatctacgccagccaaacgtcgtgatcggcacgggcagagagatagatagtaatctaaaccgggagcacggcgaagcgtcgtcaggggagagggagtcccgcgacgcgcctggcagcggtcccaatgcgcgcgcggcgcgcctcctgtcggggcagcgccgtacattgagaggagggggtcttctgtgtttgccacaagatggctctgcgtgtgcggaaagcgcagaagaaatgcagcggaaacgcacttcgcaactcgtgtaattgtgacttctgtacgttacatgttcataattaccgatatacaccgcagtataactttccacggctcgtttcgaaggcaacaccgcattcactagaggcgcgtttgcaccgcttggaagcatcgaactcgtggctgagtggtagcgtctccgtctcacactccggagaccctggttcgattcccaccgggccaatcttggaagttgctttttatttatgaagcgcctgccgtgatttatcgctcacggtcaacgccgcaaacgccgacacccgacaccgacgccgacgacaccggcttttctgcgacacgagctccttaacgctatcgcgttaaaatgtggcatatacatatacctaaatatcgCGGGAATTTTCCCTCACGTGGACGCCGGCACCGTACGCCGATGGCGGCACCGTATTCTGTGtgacacagggcccttaacgctatggcgttaaaacGTGACAGGTTTGGAAAATGCGTCTAGACTCGGAGGTCTTGACGGTTTGGGCTTTCTTCCGGACGACGAGCAACGTAGCCTTGAACTCGGGGCCATTTCGCTGCCGCACCACTTTCCTTTTTCTCAGTGGTAGCTGCGTGGCGTCATGTTTTCCCGTCGGCGGCATGCAGCAGTAATGGCGCCATTGGCAACTTGTGGAATTCTATGACGTTGCCTGGCGTGTTTATTAAGCCAAacgccttaagtggctcgttgcaacgGCTCATTACCGGAAAGAACGCCCTCTAGTCCAGTGATGCAAAAACATCAGTGCTGTAAAAATACCATCATCAGGAAAGCCTCATATCCCGGTAAGCAAGCAAAGATAcgatggctgaatatgaatgaagaaacggaAGCAAGAACGAAataaggaacgaaagaaagaaagaaacaaaaatgaatgAACGAAAGGAGCAAGATAAAtgaagaaggaaatgaaagaaatatctAACgatggaaagaaagaacgaaagaacgtTTACGTAAAGTATTATGTGATGGCATAGTTCGTTCaggaggtcgacctacagcgccataaGTTTCCTTCCCACTGCGGCTCGCTGTTAATGCAGAAAGTCTGACCCCTGCGATCATATAACTTGACGCATTACCACAAGTGCATCATGCCCTCGCATATTACagaagtgtaacatgctgccgttTATTTTTTTGCGTGAAGTTTTCGACTACAAAAATAAATTTTCGAAGATGAACATGCTAGTTGCCCAACTATGTACGTTGTCTACCATCCGGGAAAACCGAGAATTCTCAGCGATTTGGAATAGtttggaaatactcagggaaatcTCAGGCAATTTGTGCTTCTATAAAGAAAATTAGCTGTAGCTTTATGGAAGGTGCACGAAAGctgtggtaatgctggctcgagtagcagagaACAGTCGAAATGAATCGTCCATGGCGCCGTATCGCCGGCTGGTGGAGTTGCCAGCGTACATTCAAGGACCAACTTTCCCGACGCCGATAACTCGGATAGCTTTGCAGCACCACCGCGcactccatagagtcaatgtatacaGAGTGTCGCAGCTCATTTTAGCTAGCGTTTAAGTGTACTCGTATgcgacgtagctggacagaacacaGTTAATgtgtgccgtcgcttggagatattgaaaatatctttttttaatTCCGCGTGATCAGATAATTAGTATTAATAAATCATTCGCTCCTCTAATATACttattacatgaaaagtgtcaatgagaaacttgtagagcgacatgaaaaagcccccaatacagctttctgttactgAATGCGtactacataaaggtgttttgtgggcatgaaagaagcccacaaatgcaCGTAAAACTGCCGCGCAACTGGCCGCTCGGGGCACTGGCCGTTCAAGTCAATGCTATGCGCTGAGGGACGCGCCTTACACGTAGGTGGTGCTGAAGAGGCTGTCGCAGGGCGGTCCAAACAAGGCGTATATTCCGCAGCTTGCACtatcctggggcgctataacgtaaaactattccaaacttttctattccaattctgctatcagccctccgcgattggtcaaaaacttttttcggccaccccccatttcacctgtctgtcacgcgacgttacaaaaaccgcaacacctcccaatctgatatgatgtgtgcacactgattatgcatgatttgacagaaaaaagaaaaacagttatttctgattcgactccttttcgctattagccctcggctattggtaaaaagttttcgggctgcacccacttcacctacctgtcacgcgacgtcacaaaaccgcacgaactcaccgcgtcaaagtgacgtgtacgcgataaagatgcattaatatgccgaacaaaactgaatttttttcggaatagccgcaggctgccccgttccgaaaggaataaaagatagctgccgccgatcgctgagacgctggctactcgcacctgccggagagcatggctgtatttgcgtattataaaacttcttgcgttaccgtgtaacgtttttaagcactttcgacacgtttactacctcattctgccaactgttctttgctgagggtcaattttaacttcattcttaagcttccgttgcatgccgccgcgattttcgaccagccaccacaagctatgaagggaaagccgaccaatcgcaggcgccggcaccaccctcttcatccggttatcggttttcagtgcactggctctgccctagtgaatccctctccacttgagcgttctcctcgcctcttgtcagccaattagatacaacaagccgctcagtgtaggcaatgttattcgtttttcaagcaaacaaaagggacctcctatgaacgaggagagcgtttgattggtctattcagacaaacctatgggtgaccacccggtgcttgcgtcggtggttacgcaaatttgacgtcaggaaattggaatagaaacatattggaatagttttacgttatagggcccctgcattTGTTGGGGTCACCTCAGGTACCCACCTTGAAAACACAATATCAGCCTGCTTTCTTGTATTTTAGTGGTCTGTAATCAGTGTTGTCAGTTTTGCATTGTTCTCGCCAGATTTAGGGGTAGTCTTGTCTGTTGAGTGTCAATGTTTTCGATCTTGCGACTAGTGCATAGCGGCTTATTTGGCGACATTTCAGCCAGtaatttgtttttttcatccactttcatttcatttaatttatcattactttaatTAAGTTAGCCCGCACAAGTAATTGCCTTCTTGCGCAATGTTTAATAAATATGGAGGCCCTCGGTTagctccctttcttctcgtaaaTTACATAACCAgggcctcgaatccggcaacagaGATGCCTTCATGTAGGACGTGGGGGTTTATTGAgaagttgccttcacccaagaagATCACTTACTCGTGACgtctgcagcagaaaggatgttccacatccgcggCTAAGgtgtgtgagtggtggcgctggttaacacttcCAGAGTTAGTTGTGGTAGCagcacataaataccccagaaaatgGATAGGAGAACGGCGCCGGCGGAAGCTCTATTGGTAGAGCAcggcatgcgtaatgcgaagacgtgggatcgttccccacctcctgcaagttgttttttcatccactttcatttctattattgtttcgtttctttaattcaactGATAAGTACTTTTTATTTCCCCTGTGtggtccttggcgtctttgttttcGGCTTCTTGTGCTATGTTTAAAAAATACCGGgcgcctcggttaaccccttttcttctatTTATTCTTCACCATGTGGTCTCAAAAGATGGTATCTTTCCGGACCCTATGAAACTTAGCTCTGTATCCGAGTTCCGCAAACAAACTAGCATGAAAGCACTTCAGAGCTTCATCgacctatgctcatatttccaaAGCTTCTCACGaagctttgttttattttcaGTGTGGAAGCAGGCGcggcgcttttgtatatttttttttatttccagagCGCTCCAACTGCCATTGTTGgccctgcgcgacgaaagtacgcgcAAACGGACCGATCCTGTGCGTTAGCGGAGCAAATCGAGGTGTTAGGGACGAGAAAGTAATTGTGATGCCTTGCTgatgcgccttcggttgccgcaattGACACAGCGACGACAAAATGCTTCTTTCGCTACCACCCGGTGAGCgcaacgcacaaaaaaaaagtgtggaaACATAGGATTAGGCGGGCTGTCTTCGAGGGAGTGGCGAAAAACGCACGGCTATGTTATGTACCACGGTTCCTCACAACATCCTTTGTTTAAACGTTGTTCGCGCCTGCCGCTTCGAAAAAGTTTACGTGCCTACGCTGTGCGTGCTTTTAGCGCGTTTAAGTTGACTTTGTTTTGAATGCGCTCTCTTCAtgtcatgtagtttcgtcttgtgTCGAAAATGCATGCATCTGCAGCTAGCCTGGGAcataaaagctgcataattccTGTTATGGTTTGAGCttcaccagaagttagcacattctcgacgcttttgcaaagCTAACTATGCCTTACGGATGCTGtcgtttagcttcgaatgtacgcccgcatatATTGATATGGTTTCGGGTGATTAACGTTGTTAACGTACCAAAGTGACTAAAGCTATGAGGAAGGTCGTAGTGGAtagctccggataactttatttaAGTCGCCTGGGGATACTTAACGAGCACTTTGATCGTAGTTGTATGTGGACCAGTAAATACCTCGCTAGAGTTTTGTAATTCTCACGCAAGTGCGGTAGTGCTGCGCCAGAAGTGAGCGCCTCGCCGTGATGGCATTGCTttattaaattttatttactagttgtaacaatgTGACATTATTTCGAAtgattgacggcgcctccagggcaccaaagccgcAACGCGAAcacttgtaatgtcacgtgctctccaGAGGCTTCTGTTAGCCGTTACGTGTGCCCTCCTaaagcagtacttgtaaaaaaaaaacaatctgtgGTCGAGAGAACCAAAGCACGCCGCAACGAATGGAGCACCCCGCGAATGGTGCAAGATACCGCGCACATGCGAGgagaattacggaacaccaacgaggaatctctCTAGCGGCCTCTTGCATTTCTCCTCTATCCCGGCTGCTGCCGGACGCGTGCCCAATATTGGAGGCATGAGCAACGGCTACTCGCACGTTTTGTGTGCAGGAAAATAATGGCTGAGAAAGGCACCTAAGGACCGCAGGCCCGCTAATAAGGATTAACATTTTTACTGCTTAACGTTAACATTTTTATGCGTCCGATTGAGTAAATAGATATCGCATGCGTCATGAGCACTGTATgcgaacctacgaaaccacgtctCGCGCTGCCAATACTTGAAAATCTGGAAAATTACGCGCGTGTTTCAGCACACCGCGTGCATGCGTCGTGTTTCACCAAAATGAACTCTCCACGTGCACATGCCTTTCGCCTTTAATAAaggtccttttctctattttatTTCGCAGTTCCAAAACGGCATTCTTAAAGCCAGTTACCAACTGACGAAGCAAGGTCTCGATTGAAAAATCTGCCCTACAGGGCTCCGACGAACGTGTCCGCGAATTTCCTCCGGTATAGcgcgttagccgtcgtctgctacggcaggacCAGCAggggcggcgccaccatcgaggccgcgccgagcggaggaggagggtagtggttggcgctacttttgaaaacgAGTAGTTTTACCGCATCATGGCCCAAGCAAGGGGCCGAGCTTCTAACAGAAAGCTCGCTTTCATGCATATTGTTGGCCGCCAGCATTTTCCGGTACGCGTTACGGTtaaataagctgcagttgccgggaagtgtgagaagcactCGAGGATTtttcaatgctatcgcgttccactcttaaaggcgaagcttatgcTTCCCCAGAATATTTTTTCACGCTACGTCAAGATAAACCTTgaccttcgacgagcgttccgctgaaCTTTCCTGGTTTCAGACATCTGTCAAGCACTCACTGGATTAGACTACGGACTCCTTCTCGACATTAAATGACGCCGTCTCATCGAATTCGTTACTCAGCTATCTATTCCCGGCGTCCCAGCAACAAACACATCGCCGATCGCGCGTATTCCTGCCATGTTGGGCGAACGTTTTGCCGAGCTGCTAGGCGAGTTTCTCACTTTGACGTGCTTGCCGAACTGGAGGCAATTGGTTCAAAATGACGTgcgccatcacatcgtcacctctgGCGCACCAGTCTATTTCCGACCACAGCATCTGTCACAAGGGAACCTCAAGATAACTCGCGCGGAggtcgaacacatgctgcaacttggcatcatccgcccatTCTCCAGGAAATTGGCATTAACATTTCACGTGGTGCCTAAGAAGACTGGACACTGGCGACCATGTAGCGACTACAGGGTGCTGAACAGCATTACAGTTCCTGATCGCTGCCCACTCCCGAACATTCAGGATTTCATGGTAGTTATGTACGTTACCACGATCTTTTCTGAGATTAATCTCATTCGCGCCTATCATCAACTACCGGTCACTGCAGAAGACATTCctaagaccgccatcaccacaccgTGTTCGGTCTTttgaatttctccgcatgcctttcggccTACGGAACGCTGGTCAATCCTTTCAGCTTTCTATCGACTCGGTCATTCGAG
It includes:
- the LOC135910952 gene encoding uncharacterized protein isoform X1 encodes the protein MARNFCLYPVQAAIGLLLALSTDTPTGFECVSAHLPGATCAYIDVDAHFPAVVSSTRLVFRAPTTSTTASSIKAHLNGFPGIVTFSGHSSSTFGMARNFCLYPVQAAIGLLLALSTDTPTGFECVSAHLPGATCAYIDVDAHFPAVVSSTRLVFRAPTTSTTASSIKAHLNGFPGIVTFSGHSSSTFGMARNFCLYPVQIRTCIVLALATSAFAGFVGHTGFGVAHGGYGLGLAAAPAVATVAHAAPVATVAHAAPVATFAHAAPVATYAAAPVATAIAAPAVATYHAAPAVATFHAAPAVTAVHAAPALATTAVHHAPAVATVAHAAPAFAAYHAAPAYYGYGDGTLGYGGGHYGYGHGLLGYGLNYGYGLGTPFHYGALLRKK